The following coding sequences are from one Primulina eburnea isolate SZY01 chromosome 15, ASM2296580v1, whole genome shotgun sequence window:
- the LOC140814040 gene encoding NADH dehydrogenase [ubiquinone] iron-sulfur protein 7, mitochondrial-like, which produces MAAQLARNVHRVLSQTAPYNHRSAIASIHTTLPSLAAQSSSAPARYGSAPPPSTSTPTGLPKAAEFVISKVDDLMNWARRGSIWPMTFGLACCAVEMMHTGAARYDLDRFGIIFRPSPRQSDCMIVAGTLTNKMAPALRKVYDQMPEPRWVISMGSCANGGGYYHYSYSVVRGCDRIVPVDIYVPGCPPTAEALLYGLLQLQKKINRRKDFLHWWTK; this is translated from the exons ATGGCAGCGCAGCTAGCTCGAAACGTCCACCGCGTGCTCTCCCAAACGGCACCGTATAACCACCGCTCCGCCATCGCGTCCATTCATACAACCCTCCCTTCGCTTGCGGCACAGTCCTCCTCCGCGCCAGCGCGCTACGGATCCGCCCCCCCGCCGTCGACATCTACTCCGACTGGCCTCCCAAAGGCGGCCGAATTTGTGATATCCAAGGTAGATGATTTAATGAATTGGGCTCGTCGGGGATCTATATGGCCTATGACGTTTGGGTTGGCCTGTTGCGCCGTCGAGATGATGCACACAGGTGCCGCGCGCTACGATTTGGATCGATTTGGGATCATTTTTAGGCCCAGCCCTAGACAGTCTGATTGCATGATTGTTGCGGGAACTCTCACCAATAAGATGGCTCCTGCCCTTCGCAA AGTCTATGATCAAATGCCCGAGCCTAGGTGGGTTATATCCATGGGAAGCTGTGCAAATGGTGGTGGGTACTACCATTACTCGTATTCTGTTGTTCGAGGTTGTGATCGGATAGTCCCAGTCGACATCTATGTTCCCGGTTGTCCTCCCACTGCTGAAGCCCTTTTATATGGACTTCTACAGCTGCAGAAGAAGATCAACCGGCGCAAGGATTTCCTTCACTGGTGGACCAAATAA